In Pararge aegeria chromosome 17, ilParAegt1.1, whole genome shotgun sequence, one genomic interval encodes:
- the LOC120631218 gene encoding uncharacterized protein LOC120631218 produces MGGGALLEASARGDAGRVASLIRAGAPVDAADENGCSALQRAAADGHVEVVRVLLEQGADPNKQDLVHGNTAAHEAAWKGYSRTVATLAKGCDLRARNAAGFAPLHLATQNGHNQSAREILLAGAPPDLQNNYGDTSLHTAARYGHAGVTRILISAQCRVSEQNKNGDTALHIAAAMGRRKLTRILLEAGCDKSLKNHQGEAARDIASRKGLEEIINILNTPVAKQGKKKDRHRDKSKERTIDEPDESKKSDKSKEKKKKSVHFETTTNPAQVQWSPYGCHYYPDPKYFPKPKLNSLPTEPLKKGEQYYLDLAGNIKKGPIGAGYTCYCAPFFKHMEEKLNEDKKDLKRHIDKAHEKLDQKVTDLEMKTQGQISELTRFVAAERALCKERHKHLEQWLSRGMMFRASERVKKLDFSPKGSVDIAPLKRTRSLEILDGSNEEWNNVNRIIKSFNENMEQCESIAKDLEYKATSKSTEGLDNKSPRSPRRKLLLKNSRSSDQLDLGHSRCSRSPHSTTHTSSQGTSPNVTAEIHVRANKVSVSQSPVSDVPVFNERYMSSCRNSTAISPSSSNRQSDFKGMNLEEHVMNSQIEQQNETMWKSQVLQRTADDIRKRVMLEKEMSDVLIRNAKPLDITQDGYIKFSKQPDYREECIKEREPRRSVQELVAHVEHQQRHFSPERIPLPIKTVEKEAQMPVQPNPLILKMPQQPLRPAPVLKEKPSKVKRFSLHNLIPFPTRKAYHTPPKENGNNSESSDEEDNPIRSTNQPGPMRNTNLLQTLPLPNYETVSMKSQSPAPQVQTQNYPHDIRMIPKDAYFHEIPNRQTHHQMPYIQENGLPNPPYPSQTQFDYNEPGLPQGQVEGRNRNPIHHHQTGVFSAMMQDHIIREIERIPHCYSDHLDQNTEVEIANQNDHFRGGYYDNRPPMYPGFRPNPNALRKPTPDHNLLHSRLQSLAINTHLTETQSQTDRESHNDSGYSTKVYGSSQGPSPSLSGHVDDNLSGQRINVLPSNKEAGGQMGASSLV; encoded by the exons AATGGCTGCAGCGCCTTGCAGAGGGCGGCGGCGGATGGGCATGTGGAGGTCGTACGCGTGCTGCTGGAGCAAGGCGCCGACCCCAACAAGCAGGACCTCGTG CACGGCAACACCGCAGCACACGAGGCAGCATGGAAGGGTTACTCCCGCACTGTTGCAACACTTGCGAAGGGCTGCGACCTGCGCGCGCGCAACGCGGCCGGCTTCGCGCCGCTGCACCTCGCAACACAGAACGGGCACAACCAATCAGCGAGGGAGATTCTACTTGCTGGGGCACCTCCGGACTTGCAGAATAAC TATGGCGATACTTCTCTGCACACTGCGGCACGCTATGGTCACGCGGGAGTCACGCGCATCCTGATCTCGGCGCAGTGTCGCGTCTCCGAACAGAACAAAAACGGCGACACAGCTCTTCACATAGCAGCCGCAATGGGCAGGCGAAAGCTAACAAGAATACTCCTAGAAGCCGGTTGCGACAAATCTCTCAAGAATCATCAAGGAGAAGCAGCAAGAGATATCGCCAGCAGAAAGGGATTGGAAGAAATAATCAACATCCTTAACACACCTGTCGCAAAACAGGGCAAAAAGAAAGACAGGCATAGAGATAAAAGCAAAGAAAGAACCATCGATGAACCCGATGAATCGAAGAAAAGTGACAAAAGCaaagagaagaaaaagaagagtgTACACTTCGAAACTACAACGAATCCAGCTCAAGTACAGTGGTCGCCATATGGCTGCCATTACTATCCTGACCCAAAATACTTCCCTAAACCCAAGTTAAACTCGCTTCCCACCGAACCTTTGAAAAAAGGCGAGCAATACTACTTGGACCTGGccggaaatataaaaaagggtCCAATTGGAGCTGGATATACGTGCTATTGTGCCCCATTCTTCAAGCACATGGAAGAAAAGCTTAATGAAGACAAGAAAGATTTGAAACGCCATATCGATAAAGCCCATGAAAAATTAGACCAGAAAGTTACAGATTTAGAAATGAAGACTCAAGGTCAAATATCAGAGTTAACGAGGTTTGTTGCTGCTGAGAGAGCTTTATGCAAGGAGAGGCACAAACATTTGGAGCAATGGCTTTCGAGAGGCATGATGTTCCGAGCGTCGGAAAGAGTAAAGAAACTTGACTTTAGTCCAAAAGGCTCGGTAGATATAGCGCCGTTAAAAAGAACGAGGAGTCTCGAAATTTTAGACGGTAGCAACGAAGAATGGAACAACGTCAACAGAATTATTAAGAGCTTTAACGAGAACATGGAGCAGTGTGAAAGTATAGCCAAAGACTTGGAATATAAAGCGACTTCCAAAAGCACTGAGGGATTAGATAATAAATCACCTCGAAGTCCAAGACGAAAGCTTTTGCTAAAAAATTCAAGAAGTAGTGATCAGTTAGATTTAGGACACAGTCGATGTTCGAGATCACCTCACTCTACCACCCATACAAGCAGTCAAGGCACTTCTCCAAATGTCACGGCTGAAATTCATGTTAGAGCAAATAAGGTTTCCGTATCCCAATCCCCTGTTTCTGATGTTCCTGTTTTCAATGAAAGATACATGTCTTCGTGTAGAAACTCTACAGCCATATCACCAAGTAGCAGTAATCGTCAATCAGATTTTAAAGGTATGAATCTAGAGGAACATGTTATGAACAGTCAAATAGAACAACAAAATGAAACTATGTGGAAAAGTCAAGTATTACAAAGGACAGCAGATGATATTCGAAAAAGGGTAATGCTTGAAAAAGAAATGTCGGATGTCCTGATAAGGAATGCAAAACCGTTGGACATCACTCAGGAcggttacataaaattttctAAGCAACCTGATTACAGAGAAGAATGCATTAAAGAGAGGGAGCCTCGAAGATCAGTTCAAGAATTGGTAGCTCATGTAGAACATCAACAGAGACATTTCTCTCCGGAAAGAATTCCTCTACCTATAAAAACAGTTGAAAAAGAAGCACAAATGCCAGTACAACCCAATCCCCTTATCCTTAAAATGCCCCAACAGCCGTTAAGACCTGCACCAGTATTGAAAGAAAAACCTTCAAAAGTCAAACGGTTTAGTCTGCATAATTTAATACCGTTTCCAACGAGAAAAGCCTATCATACTCCGCCAAAGGAAAATGGTAATAATTCAGAAAGCAGTGACGAAGAAGACAATCCTATACGCAGTACAAATCAACCCGGTCCAATGAGGAATACTAATCTACTTCAAACACTACCTCTCCCTAATTACGAGACTGTCTCAATGAAATCTCAATCCCCAGCGCCTCAAGTGCAAACTCAAAATTATCCTCACGATATTAGAATGATTCCAAAAGACGCTTACTTCCACGAAATACCGAATAGACAAACGCATCATCAAATGCCATACATCCAAGAAAATGGTCTTCCAAATCCACCATACCCTTCCCAGACTCAATTCGATTATAACGAGCCTGGTCTACCACAAGGTCAAGTTGAAGGCCGCAACAGAAACCCTATACACCATCACCAAACAGGCGTTTTCAGCGCTATGATGCAAGATCATATAATAAGGGAAATAGAACGGATACCCCATTGTTACAGCGACCATTTGGATCAGAACACTGAAGTTGAAATCGCTAACCAAAATGATCACTTTCGCGGTGGTTACTACGATAACCGTCCGCCAATGTACCCGGGCTTCAGACCAAACCCAAATGCTCTAAGGAAGCCAACACCTGATCATAATTTGCTACACAGTCGTCTTCAATCTTTAGCCATTAACACACATCTGACTGAAACTCAGAGTCAAACGGATAGGGAATCTCATAATGATTCAGGATACAGTACGAAGGTATATGGAAGCTCTCAAGGGCCATCTCCAAGTCTATCTGGTCACGTAGACGATAATTTGTCTGGGCAAAGGATTAATGTTCTGCCTAGTAATAAAGAAGCTGGTGGGCAAATGGGT